The following coding sequences lie in one Pontibacter sp. G13 genomic window:
- a CDS encoding alpha-amylase family glycosyl hydrolase yields the protein MKQLRHSLLCILSIFTLGSATGQILSVEPIFPTTEDTVTIVYNANEGNGELVGVSPVYAHAGVITTTSTSPSDWKYVQGNWGSADPNTLMTDLGNGLHQIKYHIRSYYGVPANEDVVSLAFVFRNADGSKVGRSSDGSDIYYQVYNGGVLETAFLEPENSTVYEIGDSIKIKVAASDSASLELTQNGNPVATANGKALEYAWQANTAGDYWMTLSATNGDTTVMDSILVVVRGDVVSENVPAGSRYGINYLNDSTVRLVLHAPYKNYVYVLGDFNDWQPSSAYYMKRSIDQFVYWIDLQVTPGQEYAFQYLVNGSLRIADPYTDKVLDPWNDSYIPASVYPNLKEYPTGKTTGIVSTFQTAQTEYAWQHPVPTRPAPEDLVVYEMLVRDFVATHSYQTLIDTLDYLESLGVNAIELMPIMEFEGNNSWGYNPSYLFAVDKYYGTKDDLKAFIDACHARGMVVLLDMVINHHFGQSPLVQLYWDAANNRPSPASPWFNPIAKHPFNVGYDMNHESQAVKDYSDRILAYWVEEFRFDGFRMDLSKGFTQTDYGNDVGAWSNYDAGRIALLKRMFDQLRTVDPSVYFVLEHFANNTEEKELAEYGMLIWGNLNHAYTEGAMGYNTGSNSDFSWIAHTSRGWSVPHAIGYMESHDEERMMFKAQEYGNGSGSYQITELETALDRAGMAATFFLTIPGPKMIWQFGEMGYDISIDQNGRTGEKPILWNYLDVAERKRLFKVYAALLHLRADESVFRSGNMNFAVSGDFKRIKLDDPTMNVVIIGNFGTSSVSGNPDFHQTGMWYDFFTGDSIDITQVNQQISLAPGEYHLYTDRKLNTPDISLSQSPLFQQVSLGAFPNPFSDALHVHWTQPEGAEVSAELYDLTGRRLQVLHEGWMAPGDQMLQWQAGEELPVGTYLVRIQSNGWTSTIKAVKTR from the coding sequence ATGAAGCAGCTTCGACACTCGTTGCTTTGCATCCTGTCGATCTTTACCCTAGGATCAGCTACAGGACAAATCCTCTCAGTAGAACCGATTTTCCCAACCACCGAAGATACGGTGACCATCGTCTACAATGCCAATGAAGGCAATGGCGAATTGGTCGGCGTTTCTCCCGTGTATGCGCACGCAGGGGTAATCACAACTACCAGTACTTCCCCTTCCGATTGGAAATACGTTCAAGGCAACTGGGGATCTGCTGATCCCAATACCTTGATGACCGACCTTGGAAATGGGTTGCATCAAATCAAATACCACATCCGGTCCTACTATGGCGTTCCCGCCAATGAAGATGTGGTCTCCTTGGCTTTTGTATTCCGCAATGCGGATGGTTCCAAGGTAGGACGCTCCTCCGATGGTTCCGATATCTACTACCAAGTCTACAATGGCGGGGTATTGGAGACTGCCTTTCTGGAGCCGGAGAACTCCACAGTGTATGAGATTGGCGATTCCATCAAAATCAAAGTAGCGGCTTCCGATAGCGCTTCCTTGGAGTTGACCCAAAATGGAAATCCCGTTGCCACTGCCAATGGAAAAGCGTTGGAATATGCTTGGCAGGCAAACACAGCGGGTGATTATTGGATGACACTTTCTGCCACCAATGGCGATACGACTGTGATGGATTCCATCCTAGTCGTGGTTCGAGGAGATGTCGTTTCTGAAAATGTCCCTGCTGGCTCCCGTTACGGAATCAATTACCTCAATGACTCTACCGTTCGTCTGGTGCTTCACGCTCCTTACAAGAACTATGTGTATGTCTTGGGCGATTTCAATGATTGGCAGCCTAGCTCCGCCTACTATATGAAGCGATCCATCGATCAATTTGTCTACTGGATCGATCTTCAGGTTACTCCGGGACAGGAATATGCCTTCCAATATTTGGTCAACGGCTCCTTGAGAATTGCAGATCCCTACACGGACAAAGTGCTGGACCCGTGGAATGACAGCTACATCCCTGCGTCTGTGTATCCAAACTTGAAGGAATACCCAACAGGGAAAACCACGGGCATTGTCTCTACCTTCCAGACTGCCCAGACAGAATATGCTTGGCAACATCCCGTACCGACACGTCCTGCTCCAGAGGACTTGGTGGTGTATGAAATGTTGGTCCGGGATTTTGTGGCTACCCATAGCTATCAGACCTTGATCGATACCTTGGATTATCTGGAATCTCTCGGTGTCAATGCTATCGAGTTGATGCCGATCATGGAGTTTGAAGGGAACAATAGCTGGGGCTACAATCCGAGCTATCTCTTCGCAGTGGATAAGTACTACGGGACCAAAGATGACCTGAAAGCATTCATCGACGCATGCCATGCTCGTGGAATGGTGGTATTGCTCGACATGGTGATCAACCATCATTTCGGCCAATCTCCTTTGGTGCAATTGTATTGGGATGCTGCGAATAATCGTCCATCTCCCGCAAGCCCTTGGTTCAATCCTATTGCCAAACACCCATTTAACGTGGGGTATGACATGAATCATGAGAGTCAGGCAGTCAAGGATTATTCAGACCGAATCTTGGCATATTGGGTAGAGGAATTCCGCTTTGATGGATTCCGTATGGACTTGTCCAAAGGATTCACCCAGACAGATTACGGCAACGATGTAGGGGCTTGGAGCAACTACGACGCAGGCCGTATTGCCCTGCTCAAGCGTATGTTCGATCAACTCCGCACGGTAGATCCTTCTGTGTATTTCGTTCTGGAACACTTCGCCAACAACACAGAAGAAAAGGAACTGGCTGAATATGGTATGTTGATTTGGGGGAATCTCAATCACGCCTATACCGAGGGCGCTATGGGCTACAATACTGGTAGCAACTCTGATTTCAGCTGGATTGCCCATACTTCCAGAGGCTGGTCTGTCCCCCATGCGATCGGATACATGGAGAGCCATGATGAAGAGCGCATGATGTTCAAGGCCCAAGAATACGGAAATGGAAGCGGAAGCTACCAGATCACCGAGTTGGAAACGGCTTTGGATCGTGCAGGCATGGCCGCGACTTTCTTCCTGACCATTCCCGGTCCTAAGATGATCTGGCAATTTGGGGAAATGGGATACGATATCTCCATCGACCAGAATGGAAGAACGGGAGAGAAACCCATACTATGGAATTATCTGGATGTTGCCGAGCGTAAGCGCCTCTTCAAGGTATATGCTGCGCTCCTTCATCTTCGCGCCGATGAGTCGGTATTCAGAAGTGGTAACATGAATTTTGCTGTGTCGGGAGACTTCAAACGGATAAAGTTGGACGATCCTACGATGAATGTCGTGATTATTGGTAATTTTGGCACCTCTTCAGTTTCGGGAAATCCAGATTTCCACCAGACAGGGATGTGGTACGACTTCTTCACAGGAGACAGCATCGACATCACTCAGGTGAATCAGCAGATATCGCTCGCTCCGGGCGAATACCATCTGTACACAGATCGCAAGCTGAACACCCCGGATATTTCCCTCTCACAGTCGCCATTGTTTCAACAAGTTTCGCTGGGAGCCTTTCCCAATCCATTTTCCGATGCGCTACATGTGCATTGGACCCAACCTGAGGGCGCTGAAGTCTCTGCTGAGCTGTACGATTTGACAGGTCGGAGATTACAAGTGCTTCATGAGGGATGGATGGCTCCTGGGGACCAAATGCTCCAGTGGCAAGCTGGAGAAGAGCTTCCTGTAGGAACTTACTTGGTACGCATACAATCAAACGGTTGGACTTCTACGATCAAAGCGGTGAAAACTCGCTAG
- a CDS encoding glycoside hydrolase family 31 protein, translating into MEVSHHNKSLGKRAPQLVQSWKRDGSQFFLYCKETVLEISVFGVNVLRFRFSPNGRFEDDFSYAVTRGPVQPDEEIDYWFEEIGDEFHLTTDELKVKISRTLHISIFDREGNLLSEDERGFHFERDQQHGGNRVYCSRKIQEQECFLGLGDKSNRFNLRGLRLENWGSDAYGFERTSDPLYKNIPFFYGLHHQMAYGMFFDNTFRTTFDFGHERGDICSFWAPGGEMRYYFIGGPSLLKVAETYANLTGKPELPPLWALGFHQSKWSYHPESRVKDIAKRLRELEIPCDAIHLDIDYMDGFRCFTWDKDRFPDPKRMIAELEHDGIKTVVIMDPGIKIDKEYFVYRQGVDSGYFCRRADGPLLEGNVWPGACHFPDFTDPAVREWWSTLFDEFMKSGVHGIWNDMNEPAVLEIGTFPNDTRHDFDGHPCSHRKAHNVYGMQMARASWEGTKRNVYPRRPFLITRSGYAGLQRYAAVWTGDNLSTWEHLWMANVQSQRLSVSGVSFCGSDIGGFIGECTGELFVRWMQMGAFHPFFRVHSSGDHGDQEPWSFGEPYTDAVRKAVELRYKMLPYIYTMFWRHVKAGTPIIRPLVFMDQTDPETYYRMDEFGVGANVLVCPVSAPDSTGRNLYLPDGDWFDYWTDDKYEGKQELWVNAPLDQIPCFVRAGAILPHYPVLQSTSKRNIPIVDMHVYVQEGVFSSQLYEDAGEYYDYELGNHMVRTFTQITSESQVVIRQLKTGRFNSACTHFKFHLHGLDFIPGSAKVDGNVMKVQKGLQKIPFIEVPKNFDELVIHAKQSKARSKKS; encoded by the coding sequence ATGGAAGTAAGTCACCACAACAAATCATTGGGAAAAAGAGCTCCACAATTGGTCCAATCTTGGAAGCGAGATGGAAGCCAATTTTTCCTCTATTGCAAGGAGACCGTTCTAGAAATTTCGGTATTCGGGGTGAATGTCTTGCGTTTTCGCTTTTCCCCGAATGGGCGATTTGAGGACGATTTCTCCTATGCTGTGACGAGGGGACCTGTACAGCCCGATGAAGAAATTGATTATTGGTTTGAGGAGATAGGAGATGAATTTCACCTGACGACTGACGAATTGAAAGTCAAGATCTCCCGGACGCTCCACATTAGCATATTTGATCGTGAAGGAAATTTACTCTCCGAAGATGAGCGTGGATTCCACTTTGAGCGCGATCAGCAGCATGGCGGAAACCGAGTCTATTGCTCCCGCAAAATACAAGAACAGGAGTGCTTTCTCGGCTTAGGGGATAAGTCCAATCGGTTTAATCTCAGAGGGTTGAGGTTGGAGAACTGGGGTTCAGATGCCTATGGGTTTGAGCGCACTTCTGATCCGCTGTACAAGAACATCCCCTTTTTCTATGGGCTTCACCACCAAATGGCCTACGGAATGTTCTTTGACAATACCTTCCGTACCACTTTTGACTTTGGCCATGAACGTGGCGATATCTGTAGCTTTTGGGCACCGGGGGGAGAGATGCGGTATTACTTTATCGGAGGACCATCGCTGTTGAAGGTCGCCGAGACTTATGCCAATCTCACCGGTAAGCCTGAGTTGCCCCCACTTTGGGCGCTTGGATTCCATCAATCCAAATGGAGCTATCATCCCGAGTCACGCGTCAAGGATATCGCCAAGCGACTCAGAGAGCTCGAAATTCCTTGTGATGCGATCCATCTGGATATTGACTATATGGATGGATTTCGGTGTTTCACTTGGGACAAAGATCGATTTCCCGATCCCAAACGCATGATAGCCGAACTCGAGCATGATGGCATCAAAACCGTGGTCATCATGGACCCGGGCATCAAGATTGACAAGGAATACTTCGTCTATCGCCAAGGTGTGGATTCGGGCTATTTTTGCCGGAGGGCTGATGGTCCCTTGCTGGAAGGAAATGTCTGGCCGGGCGCTTGTCACTTTCCTGATTTTACTGATCCGGCAGTTCGCGAATGGTGGTCCACGCTTTTTGACGAATTCATGAAATCGGGCGTTCATGGCATTTGGAATGACATGAATGAGCCTGCTGTCCTCGAAATTGGGACATTCCCCAACGATACAAGACACGATTTTGATGGTCATCCCTGTAGCCACCGCAAAGCCCACAATGTGTACGGGATGCAGATGGCCCGGGCTTCTTGGGAGGGAACCAAGCGGAATGTCTACCCCCGTCGACCATTTTTGATCACGCGATCGGGCTATGCCGGGTTGCAACGCTATGCCGCGGTCTGGACGGGGGACAACCTCTCCACCTGGGAACATCTGTGGATGGCCAATGTGCAGAGTCAGCGCCTGAGCGTGTCCGGGGTGTCATTCTGTGGATCAGATATCGGCGGATTCATCGGAGAATGCACGGGGGAATTGTTTGTGCGATGGATGCAAATGGGCGCATTTCATCCCTTTTTCCGTGTGCACTCATCGGGCGATCACGGAGATCAAGAGCCCTGGTCATTCGGAGAGCCATACACGGATGCCGTTCGTAAAGCGGTTGAATTGCGCTACAAGATGCTGCCCTACATCTATACCATGTTTTGGCGCCATGTGAAGGCTGGTACGCCCATTATTCGTCCCTTGGTGTTTATGGATCAGACTGATCCGGAGACCTATTATCGGATGGATGAGTTTGGCGTCGGTGCCAATGTGCTGGTTTGTCCGGTGTCTGCGCCAGATTCTACTGGACGCAATCTCTATTTGCCGGATGGGGATTGGTTCGACTATTGGACGGATGACAAATACGAAGGGAAGCAGGAGCTCTGGGTGAATGCCCCACTCGATCAAATCCCGTGTTTTGTGCGGGCAGGAGCGATCTTGCCACATTATCCGGTTCTTCAATCCACATCGAAGCGGAACATTCCCATTGTGGATATGCATGTGTATGTTCAGGAAGGGGTATTCAGTTCTCAGCTGTATGAGGATGCCGGCGAATACTATGATTATGAATTGGGGAATCACATGGTCCGCACATTCACCCAAATTACCTCTGAATCCCAAGTGGTGATTCGTCAGCTGAAAACGGGGCGCTTCAATTCAGCCTGTACCCATTTCAAATTTCACCTTCATGGCTTGGACTTTATTCCGGGTTCGGCCAAGGTCGATGGAAATGTCATGAAGGTTCAGAAAGGGCTTCAGAAAATTCCATTCATTGAGGTTCCCAAGAATTTTGACGAATTGGTCATTCACGCCAAGCAGTCTAAAGCAAGATCCAAAAAGTCCTAA
- a CDS encoding glycoside hydrolase family 57 protein produces MKPSVCLYFQIHQPIRFRPMSVFEVGSMPDYVDHGLNRMVMDRVAQRGYYPANDLLTRLIRRHGDDFRFALSFSGMFLEQAKATHPDLLKSFSRLVYHNHVELLSETWNHSLSSVWSPKEFQRQWIHHQEQMWSLFWKEPQVFRNTELIYSDEILQWVAGNGFAGIITGQLGEGGSGLFAGEVPISESGFTPRILARHQKLSDDIGFKFSDENWLYHPLTADKFADWVLESELPFVGIYLDYETFGEHLAASTGIWKFLEDLPQALIDRGIQMVTPSEAIDQIHPTEAPAVKEPRSWADEAQDLSAWMGNDMQLEAIGKVYALEQYVYASQDPEIWRLWGLFQQSDHFYYMATKTGSDAEVHAHFSHFKTPESAYIHFMNALSDFELRLGVEEVDPLPIPFMG; encoded by the coding sequence ATGAAGCCTTCTGTCTGCCTGTATTTCCAGATTCATCAACCGATTCGGTTCAGACCCATGTCAGTATTCGAAGTCGGGAGCATGCCTGATTATGTCGACCATGGACTCAATCGCATGGTGATGGATCGTGTGGCTCAGCGAGGCTACTATCCTGCGAATGATTTGCTCACGCGCCTGATTCGCAGGCATGGAGATGATTTCAGATTTGCGCTCTCATTCAGTGGAATGTTTCTGGAACAGGCCAAGGCGACGCATCCGGATTTGCTCAAGAGCTTTTCTCGATTGGTGTACCACAACCATGTAGAATTGCTGTCTGAGACTTGGAATCACTCCTTGTCTTCTGTATGGTCTCCCAAGGAATTTCAGCGGCAATGGATTCATCATCAGGAGCAAATGTGGTCCCTTTTTTGGAAAGAGCCGCAGGTTTTCCGGAATACGGAATTGATCTATTCAGATGAAATCCTTCAATGGGTAGCAGGAAATGGATTCGCAGGAATCATCACCGGACAATTGGGCGAAGGTGGTTCTGGGCTATTTGCGGGAGAAGTTCCGATCTCAGAAAGTGGTTTTACCCCGAGGATTTTGGCACGCCACCAAAAACTATCGGATGATATCGGGTTTAAATTTTCGGATGAAAACTGGCTGTATCATCCCTTGACTGCGGACAAATTTGCCGATTGGGTACTGGAGAGCGAATTGCCGTTTGTGGGGATTTATCTGGACTACGAAACGTTTGGAGAGCATCTGGCTGCCTCAACAGGTATTTGGAAATTTCTGGAGGACTTACCCCAGGCCCTCATCGACCGCGGGATCCAAATGGTGACGCCTTCCGAAGCCATCGACCAGATTCATCCCACAGAAGCCCCAGCGGTCAAGGAGCCTAGATCTTGGGCAGATGAAGCGCAAGACCTTTCCGCTTGGATGGGAAATGACATGCAGCTGGAAGCTATCGGGAAAGTCTACGCACTGGAACAGTATGTCTATGCCAGCCAAGATCCCGAGATTTGGAGACTTTGGGGGCTTTTCCAGCAATCAGACCATTTCTACTACATGGCCACCAAAACCGGTTCCGACGCCGAGGTCCATGCCCATTTCAGCCATTTCAAAACCCCAGAATCGGCCTACATTCATTTCATGAATGCGCTTTCGGATTTCGAACTGCGCCTTGGAGTGGAGGAAGTTGACCCGCTGCCGATTCCGTTTATGGGGTAG
- a CDS encoding glycosyltransferase family 4 protein has protein sequence MKPRIFMLGWEFPPFLNGGLGVASQGLAEALSEVSDLTLVLPKSHPDFQPEGIDVLDVSHVQEPEGEIQKRIRTERHQEFLKKVNLAYIEVSVSGYEVLDTEVFPIPISEETFVVEHEVKIEEDVYVPPAKPFQFEGSDLYKGDLHNRIRAYTERAVHLALEREFDVIHAHDWMTFLAGMEIKAYTGKPLVLHVHSLEYDRAGVDSKGWVYALETHALKQADAIIPVSHYTAQVIHKHYPNIPQEKVHPVWNGTKIHLGTRSEPHFPEHLVVFLGRLTSQKGPKYFFEAACQVLAQRRDIRFVIAGKGDLASELVRATAKRRLGDRIHFTGFLESHDVSKLLSMADIMVMPSLSEPFGLVALEAASMGVPCVLSTQSGVGEVLKSSPKVDPENIDHMASLINELIDSEALRAEIVAKQEAELSHLTWESAASGVVEVYRQLMN, from the coding sequence GTGAAACCTCGAATTTTCATGCTCGGTTGGGAGTTTCCTCCCTTTCTGAACGGGGGCTTGGGCGTTGCCAGCCAGGGATTGGCTGAGGCATTGTCCGAAGTGTCCGATCTTACCTTGGTCCTCCCCAAAAGCCATCCTGACTTCCAGCCAGAAGGAATCGATGTGCTGGATGTCTCCCATGTCCAAGAACCTGAAGGGGAAATTCAGAAGCGAATCCGCACGGAACGCCATCAGGAATTTCTCAAGAAGGTGAATCTCGCCTATATCGAGGTCAGTGTTTCGGGCTACGAAGTCTTGGATACCGAGGTGTTTCCCATTCCGATCTCGGAGGAGACATTTGTGGTGGAGCACGAGGTGAAAATCGAGGAGGATGTGTATGTGCCCCCAGCAAAACCGTTTCAATTCGAGGGATCAGATTTGTACAAAGGGGATTTGCACAATCGCATCCGAGCCTACACTGAGCGAGCTGTCCATCTTGCGTTAGAGCGTGAATTCGATGTGATTCATGCACACGATTGGATGACGTTCTTGGCGGGCATGGAAATCAAAGCCTATACGGGTAAACCACTCGTGCTGCACGTTCATTCCCTGGAATATGACCGGGCAGGAGTTGATAGCAAAGGTTGGGTATACGCCTTGGAAACGCATGCGCTCAAGCAAGCCGATGCCATTATTCCCGTGAGCCACTATACCGCTCAAGTCATTCACAAGCACTATCCCAACATTCCGCAGGAGAAAGTCCATCCTGTTTGGAATGGTACCAAAATACACTTGGGCACACGATCTGAGCCGCATTTCCCGGAGCACCTCGTGGTATTCCTCGGGCGGCTCACTTCCCAGAAAGGCCCCAAATATTTCTTCGAAGCTGCTTGTCAAGTTTTGGCGCAGCGTCGGGATATTCGTTTCGTAATCGCCGGGAAAGGCGATTTGGCGAGTGAATTGGTCCGTGCGACCGCCAAGCGAAGGTTGGGTGATCGCATTCACTTCACCGGATTTTTGGAAAGCCATGATGTGTCCAAACTCCTTTCCATGGCGGATATCATGGTGATGCCTTCGCTATCCGAACCCTTTGGGCTCGTGGCACTTGAAGCAGCCTCGATGGGCGTTCCTTGTGTGCTCAGTACTCAGAGTGGGGTAGGGGAGGTGCTGAAAAGTTCACCCAAGGTCGATCCCGAAAATATTGACCACATGGCTTCCCTGATCAACGAATTGATCGACAGTGAGGCCCTAAGAGCTGAAATTGTTGCCAAGCAAGAGGCGGAGCTCAGTCATTTGACTTGGGAGTCGGCCGCTTCTGGCGTAGTGGAGGTTTATCGCCAATTGATGAACTAG
- a CDS encoding DUF819 family protein has protein sequence MNRSLRLVELLPASSFLTKWGITFLLCWMGVFSFTYAQPQINVDQVSGRPPLEVNFEWQETSPQDSTLQLERVVWTFGGKDSIESMAGTHLFEKVGKFTLEAKGIYSDGHEEVISQKVEVKPLITNDAVVFGLLCVVLALIFVTSGSSHPFFQKFYKFVPALLLCYFVPALLNWPLGWISGEFTQLYNPVTSRYLLPAALILLCVSIDLKGIINLGWKAIVMFFTATLGIIIGGPIALMLISAIAPDLIGASPDELWRGLSTVAGSWIGGGANQAAMKEIYEVSDRIFSSMIVIDVIVANIWMGFLLYGASKSGAIDKWFKADTRAIDDLRNRVEGYSASIAKNPTTTDLFRILAVAFGGTALAHIGADAILPVLEPYERTLSEMGLSSLVSRFFWLIVIATTVGVGLSFTPARKLEGVGASKIGSVFIYLLVASIGMKMNIGEVFDNLGAFFIGIVWMLVHVSLLLLVGKLIKAPFFFTAVGSQANVGGAASAPVVASAFSPALAPVGVLMAVLGYALGTYGAIVCAELMRVAAGG, from the coding sequence ATGAATCGCTCCTTGCGGCTTGTCGAGCTTTTGCCTGCCTCCTCGTTTCTCACCAAATGGGGCATCACGTTCCTCCTGTGTTGGATGGGCGTTTTTTCATTTACATACGCCCAACCCCAGATCAACGTCGATCAAGTATCGGGAAGGCCCCCTTTGGAGGTGAATTTTGAATGGCAAGAGACATCGCCGCAGGATTCGACGCTTCAATTGGAGCGGGTCGTCTGGACATTCGGTGGAAAAGATTCCATCGAAAGCATGGCGGGTACTCACTTATTTGAAAAAGTGGGCAAATTCACCTTGGAGGCCAAGGGAATCTATTCAGATGGCCATGAGGAGGTGATCTCCCAAAAGGTGGAGGTCAAGCCATTGATCACCAATGATGCGGTCGTATTCGGCTTACTGTGTGTGGTATTGGCACTGATTTTTGTGACCTCGGGATCTTCCCACCCATTCTTCCAGAAATTCTACAAGTTCGTCCCGGCACTGCTGCTATGCTATTTCGTGCCTGCCTTGCTCAACTGGCCATTAGGCTGGATATCAGGTGAATTCACCCAGTTGTACAACCCCGTCACTTCTCGATATCTGCTCCCTGCAGCCTTGATTTTGTTGTGTGTCAGCATCGACCTCAAGGGAATTATCAACTTGGGATGGAAGGCGATCGTGATGTTTTTCACGGCTACATTGGGGATCATCATCGGCGGTCCTATTGCACTCATGCTCATTTCAGCTATTGCTCCCGACTTGATTGGTGCGAGCCCGGATGAGCTTTGGAGAGGGCTTTCAACCGTAGCGGGAAGCTGGATCGGAGGCGGAGCCAATCAGGCCGCGATGAAGGAAATCTACGAAGTATCCGACCGGATCTTCTCTTCCATGATTGTGATCGATGTGATTGTGGCCAATATCTGGATGGGATTCTTGCTTTATGGCGCCAGCAAATCTGGAGCAATTGACAAATGGTTCAAGGCGGATACACGTGCCATTGACGACCTGAGAAACCGAGTGGAGGGATATTCGGCCTCTATCGCCAAAAATCCAACTACCACCGATTTGTTCCGCATTTTGGCCGTGGCATTTGGTGGGACAGCCCTTGCGCATATTGGTGCCGATGCGATTTTGCCTGTGTTGGAGCCTTATGAGAGGACGCTTTCGGAAATGGGCTTGAGCTCTTTGGTGAGTAGATTCTTCTGGCTGATCGTGATCGCTACCACAGTGGGGGTGGGACTATCCTTTACGCCTGCCAGAAAATTGGAAGGTGTAGGTGCTTCCAAGATCGGATCGGTCTTCATTTATTTGTTGGTAGCGAGTATCGGAATGAAAATGAACATTGGGGAGGTGTTTGACAATCTGGGCGCTTTCTTCATCGGAATCGTCTGGATGCTGGTCCATGTCTCCTTGCTGCTGTTGGTGGGTAAATTGATCAAGGCACCGTTCTTCTTTACGGCAGTTGGAAGTCAGGCCAATGTTGGAGGTGCCGCTTCCGCCCCGGTGGTCGCTTCAGCCTTTAGTCCGGCACTTGCTCCTGTGGGTGTCTTGATGGCTGTATTGGGATATGCACTTGGAACCTACGGAGCGATCGTCTGTGCAGAATTGATGCGTGTTGCCGCAGGAGGCTGA
- a CDS encoding caspase family protein codes for MNRPIWVILFIFAICWQPVKAQRVIFSYMNLSALIKERVEDQFQQWAQKGEFESTAQYQVRMERKEDKVAQLTADAVHYFKREHIQTVNFDNYLLHMYDADQESFKISLDKLGDFPLHVPLAEAPDFKRNHDRLRFNNLDFKIRDNEWVLSYIEVYNPSMRKTFVYDLTIAPDYDPKEFNPKIQGLEVQLPEDVMLEQVVDVSLNIPETDRIRANTFAVIIGNEAYENQDMGSYSLPNVPYAKRDAIAFRNYAVRTLGIPRNNIEEIPNGSSAKIQLGIKKAVQKAKLREGELIIYYAGHGFPDVETKDAYLVPIDVNTLNLTDAGIKLSELYAQVTDPQISRTTVILDACFSGAARKGEMVTGARSVRIKPKDEPNQGNLVVLAATTGVQAAHPYPQARHGLFTYYLLKKLQESQGMVNYGELSEYIKKEVTFKALEMDLDQVPRIILSPDLQSDGDWRTWPF; via the coding sequence ATGAATCGTCCAATTTGGGTAATCCTATTCATTTTCGCCATCTGCTGGCAGCCCGTGAAAGCTCAACGGGTCATCTTCAGCTACATGAACCTGTCCGCGCTTATCAAGGAACGCGTGGAAGACCAGTTCCAACAGTGGGCCCAGAAGGGAGAATTCGAGTCCACTGCCCAGTACCAAGTCCGTATGGAGCGCAAAGAAGACAAAGTGGCACAACTCACCGCTGATGCAGTCCACTATTTCAAGCGCGAGCATATTCAGACAGTCAACTTCGACAACTATCTGCTGCACATGTACGATGCAGACCAGGAGAGCTTCAAGATCTCTTTGGATAAGCTAGGGGATTTTCCGCTTCACGTACCATTGGCCGAAGCGCCTGACTTCAAGCGAAACCACGATCGACTCAGATTCAACAATCTGGATTTCAAGATCCGTGACAACGAGTGGGTCCTTAGCTATATTGAAGTCTACAATCCCTCCATGCGCAAGACATTTGTGTATGACTTGACGATAGCCCCTGATTATGACCCCAAGGAGTTCAACCCCAAAATCCAGGGGCTGGAAGTACAGCTTCCTGAGGATGTCATGCTGGAACAAGTCGTGGACGTCAGTTTGAATATCCCCGAAACAGATCGGATCAGAGCCAACACATTCGCAGTCATCATCGGCAATGAAGCCTATGAAAATCAGGATATGGGGTCCTATTCACTCCCGAACGTACCCTATGCCAAACGCGACGCGATTGCCTTCCGGAACTATGCTGTGCGTACCCTCGGGATTCCCCGCAACAACATCGAAGAAATTCCGAACGGCTCAAGCGCCAAAATTCAGCTCGGCATCAAGAAAGCTGTTCAAAAGGCCAAATTGAGAGAAGGGGAATTGATCATCTACTATGCTGGACACGGGTTCCCAGATGTAGAGACCAAAGATGCCTACCTCGTCCCTATCGATGTCAATACCCTGAACCTTACGGATGCGGGAATCAAGCTGAGCGAATTGTACGCCCAAGTGACCGACCCGCAGATCTCCCGGACCACCGTGATCTTGGATGCCTGCTTCAGCGGAGCGGCCCGGAAAGGGGAAATGGTGACAGGTGCTCGATCTGTCCGGATCAAACCCAAGGATGAGCCCAATCAGGGCAATCTGGTGGTACTGGCTGCGACTACCGGCGTGCAGGCGGCTCACCCATATCCGCAAGCGCGTCACGGCCTATTCACCTATTATCTCCTGAAGAAATTGCAGGAGAGTCAAGGCATGGTCAACTATGGAGAGCTCTCCGAATACATCAAAAAGGAAGTGACTTTCAAGGCTTTGGAGATGGACCTGGATCAGGTGCCAAGGATTATCCTCAGCCCAGACTTGCAATCAGATGGAGACTGGCGAACTTGGCCCTTCTAA